The window GGGTGGTCCAACTCCCAGGCGCTGGGCTCAGGTACATCGAATACGGCGGGCAGCTTGGTCGCCGATGTCGCCCCGGCGCCATCCGGTTTCGCCGGCGTCTTGCTGGTCAGTGACAGCGCGGGTCCGGAGTTCGTCTCCGGCTTCCGCGAGACCGAAACCTCTCGCAATGAGAAAGGGGCGCCTAGCGGCGCCCCTTTGTTTTCATTCACGCGGGCGAGGCCGCCCGCGTCCACATCGGCAAATCTACGGCGCCTCGATCAGCTCCATCTTGCCGTCTTTGGTGCGGTGCAGGACCTTGATCTTGCCTTTTTCGTCGCGGAAGACGAAGACCTCGCGGTCGCGGAACTCGGCCTCCTTGATGGCCTCTTCCAGGCGCATGGGGCGGAGCGCGACGGCGTCCTGCGCCGGCACGACGTGCGCTTCGGTGGTGCGCACCAGGGCGGGATAGGTATGCACGACCACCGGCACGGCGGTGGTGGCGCTGGCGCCAACGGCCACCTGCAGGGCGCGTTCGCGCGGCTGCGCGGCGGCCCATTTGCGCCGCTGATGCCGCTTGCGCGCGCGCCAGCGCGCCTTGTACTTGATCGCCTGCCGCTCGATGCGGCCCAGCGCCTCGCCGACCACCATGGTCATCTCGGTGCCTTCGGCCGCGCCCACAATCGAGTGGTCGCGCACCAGCACGGTGATCTCCGCGATCTGACGGTACTTTTCCGCCGTCAGGATGACGTGGCTTTCAAAATTCTCGCCAAAGATTTTTTTGATTTTTCCCAGGCCGTGTTCCACCTGTTTGCGGATTGCGGGAGTGATTTCGTACTGCCTTCCGGTGTACTCAACGTTCATTGTGCTCCCTCCTTAGGGAACGCCGGACTCGAACGTCCCGGACCCCGGCAGGGCGCCGGAACCGGGATACAGACTTCACTCATCGCTTGGGGGAACTTTGGGGCGCGCTCCGGCTGCCCGTCTTTT is drawn from Terriglobales bacterium and contains these coding sequences:
- the raiA gene encoding ribosome-associated translation inhibitor RaiA, yielding MNVEYTGRQYEITPAIRKQVEHGLGKIKKIFGENFESHVILTAEKYRQIAEITVLVRDHSIVGAAEGTEMTMVVGEALGRIERQAIKYKARWRARKRHQRRKWAAAQPRERALQVAVGASATTAVPVVVHTYPALVRTTEAHVVPAQDAVALRPMRLEEAIKEAEFRDREVFVFRDEKGKIKVLHRTKDGKMELIEAP